One genomic region from Candidatus Kaelpia aquatica encodes:
- a CDS encoding glycosyltransferase family 2 protein: MNLYKISVVIPVYDEKESLSQLFEELRNVLIEMPYDYEIVVVDDGSKDGSWELILNASSSDEKIKAIRLLKNYGQTAAIQVGFENISGDLVLVIDGDGQNDPADIPKLISKIDEGYDVVSGFRSRRKDSLVRRFFSYFGNLLIRKTTGLKIHDVGCSLKIYRKEWIENPKLLGEMHRIFVVYLAEMGAKVAEIKVNHRKRIGGYSKYGLTRVIKLIMDLILYKFFTSFASRPIYVFGGTGFVSISTSFFIFLLVVYRKIVFEGLWLSPLFFIAVTLLTVGILFIMIGILAEIIVRIYYQTKYGFPYKIKERHN, from the coding sequence ATGAATTTATATAAGATTTCCGTTGTAATACCGGTTTACGATGAAAAAGAGAGTCTCTCTCAGTTATTTGAGGAGCTGAGGAATGTCTTAATTGAGATGCCTTATGATTACGAGATAGTGGTTGTAGATGATGGTAGTAAGGATGGAAGTTGGGAATTAATATTGAATGCTTCTAGCTCAGATGAAAAAATAAAAGCCATCAGGCTCCTTAAGAACTACGGGCAGACAGCGGCAATTCAGGTTGGTTTTGAGAATATTAGCGGTGATCTTGTCCTGGTTATAGATGGTGATGGACAGAATGATCCTGCTGATATTCCTAAATTAATATCCAAAATTGACGAAGGTTATGACGTTGTAAGCGGTTTTAGATCTAGAAGGAAGGATTCGTTAGTAAGAAGATTCTTTTCTTATTTTGGCAATCTTTTGATTAGAAAAACGACAGGACTTAAGATCCATGATGTAGGCTGTAGTTTGAAAATATACAGAAAGGAATGGATTGAAAATCCCAAGCTCTTAGGTGAGATGCATAGGATATTTGTTGTATATCTTGCTGAGATGGGGGCTAAGGTTGCTGAGATTAAGGTCAATCATCGTAAAAGAATAGGAGGGTATTCTAAATATGGCTTAACTAGGGTTATAAAACTGATAATGGATTTAATATTATATAAGTTTTTTACGAGCTTTGCTTCCAGGCCTATATATGTATTTGGAGGCACAGGATTTGTAAGCATCAGCACCTCTTTCTTTATATTTTTGCTTGTTGTTTATAGAAAGATTGTTTTTGAGGGCCTGTGGTTAAGCCCCCTGTTTTTTATAGCTGTAACATTGCTAACTGTAGGTATTCTTTTTATCATGATTGGTATATTAGCTGAGATTATTGTGCGCATATATTATCAGACTAAGTACGGCTTCCCCTATAAAATCAAAGAAAGGCATAATTAA
- a CDS encoding methyltransferase domain-containing protein — MNKIGMKELQDFLKILGEDHYKEGLYYYKLLEYPLVLKEIGFEKAGKILDIGCGKSFLPLYYLYRGLETWIVDNGEFYSDFDSFYRQILDSRHFMDDENMNIIWGNFQDIDFPTDYFDFITAVSTLEHFKFGGDMEAVAKASVLLKKGGRLIVTLPFSQAGTKERLLDNNGHAYFQRDYELNCIFKRIVEPSKLRLKYFYVIGERCPSLGKFFFFKMPFAKHKNTWARLFSKLFWETYYKGEDEELPQFKYPGVIIVVLEK, encoded by the coding sequence TTGAATAAGATAGGCATGAAAGAGCTGCAGGATTTTTTGAAGATTTTAGGAGAAGACCATTATAAGGAAGGTCTTTATTACTATAAGCTTTTAGAATACCCTTTGGTTTTAAAAGAGATAGGTTTTGAAAAAGCTGGAAAGATTCTTGATATAGGTTGTGGTAAAAGCTTCTTGCCTCTATATTACCTTTATAGAGGACTTGAAACCTGGATAGTAGATAATGGTGAATTTTATAGTGATTTCGATAGTTTTTATAGGCAAATTCTGGACTCAAGGCATTTTATGGATGATGAGAATATGAATATTATTTGGGGGAATTTTCAGGATATAGATTTTCCTACAGACTATTTTGATTTTATTACAGCTGTTTCAACATTAGAGCATTTCAAGTTTGGCGGTGATATGGAGGCGGTAGCAAAAGCAAGTGTCTTACTTAAAAAAGGTGGACGGCTTATTGTGACTCTGCCTTTCTCTCAGGCTGGTACAAAAGAGAGGTTGCTTGACAATAATGGTCATGCGTATTTTCAGCGTGATTATGAGTTAAATTGTATTTTTAAAAGGATAGTTGAGCCTTCTAAGTTAAGATTGAAATATTTCTATGTTATTGGTGAGAGATGTCCTTCTTTAGGAAAGTTTTTTTTCTTTAAGATGCCTTTTGCAAAACATAAAAATACCTGGGCACGCCTCTTCTCTAAGTTATTTTGGGAGACCTACTATAAGGGAGAGGATGAAGAGCTGCCGCAATTTAAATATCCTGGGGTAATAATTGTAGTATTAGAGAAATGA
- the asnB gene encoding asparagine synthase (glutamine-hydrolyzing) codes for MCGILGSLGCDIGDNGERFKRALSTLYSRGPDELGFSLAGEVKLGCRRLKIIGLEDGSQPICNEDGTLSIVFNGEIYNYRNLKAQLKSKGHLFKTDTDTEVILHLYEDRGIDCLGYLDGMFAFAIYDSRDKSLFIARDRFGIKPLFYFNSGDGFIFSSSIKAIVKLLGYRPDISNKALNLYFWLDYIPSPHTIYQSISSLLPAHYLTFSKSKGLKLKKYYTLSISDYSVKRKGDLVSDIKDKISESVKKHLVSDVEPGLLLSGGLDSSIVAYHMKDHIGAFNTFNIGFQDSSFDESKYAASVTGELGLKNNFKEFHLDSLFSYLENIVSELDQPFADHSLLPTYFLSEFTSKYLKVSLSGDGGDELFCGYQTYIAHRIFSIYKTVPLKLREGILRTMLLFTPASDRYFSLNFCLDRFSRSQSINDLIRHAAWMESFGKERKRLLSERHEDVENEYIDFIQDNFITKSEGLQRIQQFDIYSYLSNDILYKTDFASMRNSLEVRVPYLDRELVEFALSIPENLKLRNLKNTKYILRHAYGDMLPPEIIKKRKAGFSIPVASMLRFDLKDVLNDFIQNDSSLEYLNRSYIKSVLSEHLQYKKNNRKILWNILIFFIWSMKNEAE; via the coding sequence ATGTGTGGAATTCTTGGCTCACTAGGTTGCGACATCGGTGATAACGGGGAGAGGTTTAAAAGAGCTCTTAGCACTCTTTATAGTCGTGGTCCTGATGAGCTCGGATTTTCTTTAGCAGGAGAGGTTAAGCTAGGCTGCCGTAGACTCAAGATTATAGGGTTAGAAGACGGAAGCCAGCCTATATGCAACGAAGACGGTACTTTAAGCATAGTATTTAACGGGGAGATATATAATTACAGGAATCTAAAAGCCCAGCTTAAATCAAAGGGCCATCTATTTAAAACAGATACTGATACAGAGGTCATTCTTCATTTGTATGAAGATAGAGGTATTGATTGTTTGGGCTATCTTGACGGCATGTTTGCATTCGCTATCTATGATAGTAGGGACAAGAGCTTATTTATTGCAAGAGATAGATTTGGAATTAAACCGCTTTTTTATTTTAATAGCGGTGATGGATTTATATTCTCATCTTCGATTAAAGCTATTGTAAAATTATTAGGATATAGACCTGACATATCCAACAAAGCTTTAAATCTATATTTTTGGTTAGATTATATACCGTCACCCCATACGATATATCAGAGCATATCTTCGCTCTTGCCGGCACACTATCTTACTTTTTCAAAAAGTAAAGGACTTAAATTAAAGAAGTATTATACTTTGAGTATATCTGACTATAGTGTTAAGAGAAAAGGTGATTTAGTCTCTGACATTAAAGATAAGATATCAGAATCGGTTAAAAAACATCTTGTGTCTGACGTTGAGCCGGGCCTTTTATTAAGCGGGGGCCTTGATTCAAGCATCGTAGCCTATCATATGAAAGATCATATAGGAGCTTTTAATACATTTAATATTGGTTTTCAAGATAGTAGTTTTGATGAATCAAAATATGCAGCTTCGGTTACAGGGGAGCTGGGATTGAAAAACAATTTTAAGGAGTTTCATCTAGATTCTTTATTCAGCTATTTAGAGAATATTGTTTCTGAACTAGATCAGCCATTTGCTGATCACTCTCTCTTGCCAACGTATTTTTTATCGGAGTTTACTTCTAAATATTTAAAAGTCTCTCTCTCTGGAGATGGTGGAGATGAATTATTCTGCGGTTATCAGACCTATATTGCCCACAGGATATTCTCTATTTATAAGACCGTACCTTTAAAATTAAGAGAGGGGATATTAAGAACAATGCTGCTTTTTACTCCTGCCTCAGATAGATACTTTAGTTTAAATTTTTGCTTAGATAGATTTAGTCGGTCTCAGAGTATAAACGATTTAATAAGGCATGCTGCTTGGATGGAGAGTTTTGGAAAAGAGAGAAAGCGTCTTCTGTCTGAGCGCCATGAAGATGTAGAGAATGAATATATAGATTTTATTCAGGATAATTTTATTACAAAATCCGAAGGATTGCAGAGAATTCAGCAGTTCGATATCTATAGCTACCTTAGTAATGATATTCTGTATAAGACTGATTTTGCAAGTATGCGTAATTCATTAGAAGTTAGGGTGCCTTATTTGGACAGAGAGTTAGTTGAATTTGCTCTTTCGATTCCTGAAAATTTAAAGCTGCGTAATCTAAAAAACACAAAATATATATTAAGGCATGCTTATGGCGATATGCTTCCTCCTGAGATTATCAAAAAAAGGAAAGCAGGGTTCAGTATACCTGTTGCAAGCATGTTGAGGTTTGATCTGAAAGATGTGCTAAATGATTTTATTCAAAATGATAGCAGCTTAGAATATCTAAATAGAAGTTATATTAAGAGCGTATTGTCAGAACATTTGCAATATAAGAAGAATAATCGTAAAATACTTTGGAATATTTTAATTTTCTTTATATGGTCTATGAAAAATGAAGCAGAATAA